In a genomic window of Gadus macrocephalus chromosome 9, ASM3116895v1:
- the dkk3b gene encoding dickkopf-related protein 3b isoform X2 — MQSVVLLLNLGFSLLVAGGSVEDAVERGPVSLNDMFREVEMLMEDTQQMLEEAVDQISTESAKSSLSSLALPGTFHNYSFTNDKESNNGTRESHLSHAHVEISSQWNNVDHCMIDEDCGDTRYCFYEIEKSKCLPCIPTDMPCTKDEECCSDQMCVWGQCTEDATSGTEGTICQSQSDCRPDLCCAFQRELLFPVCNPRPEKGESCVNHPNLLMDLLSWDTDGPRDHCPCAGELQCQPHGRGFHCGE; from the exons ATGCAGTCGGTCGTGTTGCTTCTGAATTTGGGCTTTTCTTTGCTTGTGGCTGGAGGAAGCGTCGAGGATGCCGTGGAGCGTGGACCAGTGAGTCTGAATGACATGTTTCGAGAGGTGGAGATGCTGATGGAGGACACACAACAGATGTTGGAGGAGGCTGTAGATCAG ATATCTACGGAGAGTGCCAAATCATCCCTATCGTCACTGGCTCTACCCGGTACCTTTCACAACTACTCTTTTACAAACGACAAG GAAAGTAATAATGGCACAAGAGAGTCTCACCTTTCACATGCCCATGTGGAGATCTCCAGCCAGTGGAACAATGTCGATCAT TGCATGATAGATGAAGACTGTGGCGACACGAGATACTGCTTCTATGAGATTGAAAAGTCCAAGTGTCTGCCATGCATCCCGACTGATATG CCCTGCACTAAAGATGAGGAGTGCTGCTCAGATCAGATGTGTGTATGGGGTCAATGTACAGAGGATGCGACCAGTGGAACAGAGGGAACCATCTGTCAGTCCCAGAGTGACTGCAGGCCAGACCTCTGCTGTGCCTTCCAACGAG AGCTGCTGTTCCCTGTGTGCAACCCCAGGCCAGAGAAAGGCGAGTCCTGTGTGAACCACCCCAACCTGTTGATGGATCTGCTGTCCTGGGACACGGACGGGCCCCGTGACCACTGCCCGTGTGCTGGAGAGCTCCAGTGCCAACCTCATGG GCGTGGATTTCATTGTGGAGAGTAG
- the dkk3b gene encoding dickkopf-related protein 3b isoform X1, whose amino-acid sequence MQSVVLLLNLGFSLLVAGGSVEDAVERGPVSLNDMFREVEMLMEDTQQMLEEAVDQISTESAKSSLSSLALPGTFHNYSFTNDKESNNGTRESHLSHAHVEISSQWNNVDHECMIDEDCGDTRYCFYEIEKSKCLPCIPTDMPCTKDEECCSDQMCVWGQCTEDATSGTEGTICQSQSDCRPDLCCAFQRELLFPVCNPRPEKGESCVNHPNLLMDLLSWDTDGPRDHCPCAGELQCQPHGRGFHCGE is encoded by the exons ATGCAGTCGGTCGTGTTGCTTCTGAATTTGGGCTTTTCTTTGCTTGTGGCTGGAGGAAGCGTCGAGGATGCCGTGGAGCGTGGACCAGTGAGTCTGAATGACATGTTTCGAGAGGTGGAGATGCTGATGGAGGACACACAACAGATGTTGGAGGAGGCTGTAGATCAG ATATCTACGGAGAGTGCCAAATCATCCCTATCGTCACTGGCTCTACCCGGTACCTTTCACAACTACTCTTTTACAAACGACAAG GAAAGTAATAATGGCACAAGAGAGTCTCACCTTTCACATGCCCATGTGGAGATCTCCAGCCAGTGGAACAATGTCGATCAT GAGTGCATGATAGATGAAGACTGTGGCGACACGAGATACTGCTTCTATGAGATTGAAAAGTCCAAGTGTCTGCCATGCATCCCGACTGATATG CCCTGCACTAAAGATGAGGAGTGCTGCTCAGATCAGATGTGTGTATGGGGTCAATGTACAGAGGATGCGACCAGTGGAACAGAGGGAACCATCTGTCAGTCCCAGAGTGACTGCAGGCCAGACCTCTGCTGTGCCTTCCAACGAG AGCTGCTGTTCCCTGTGTGCAACCCCAGGCCAGAGAAAGGCGAGTCCTGTGTGAACCACCCCAACCTGTTGATGGATCTGCTGTCCTGGGACACGGACGGGCCCCGTGACCACTGCCCGTGTGCTGGAGAGCTCCAGTGCCAACCTCATGG GCGTGGATTTCATTGTGGAGAGTAG